A single region of the Thermodesulfatator indicus DSM 15286 genome encodes:
- a CDS encoding acyl-CoA dehydrogenase family protein — translation MIERKLTKEQQVVVEVANYIGRNYIAPHAIEWDEKEVYDPTPIKAMAQADLFGLLIPKEYGGLGFGSTETALAMETLSKYCPGVATTFAAGCLGALPLLIGGTKAQKEKYLPLIAQGKALCAFALTEPQAGSDAAAIKTTAKKDGDHYILNGIKTWITNGGIADIYVIIALTDPKKGPRGASAFIVHKNDPGFVPGRKEKKMGLRSSVTSELILMDCRIPKDRLIGREGMGFILAVKALDLARPGVAAQAIGLAQGAMEVSLLHAKRRVQFGQPVYNFQAVSHTFAEMAARLEAARSLLYDVTRMIDSKAKNISGASAMVKFYATDMAMWVSERAVQMMGGLGYSRDSLAQKYMRDAKCLQIYEGTNEIQKNVLARELAKIYQHEEAA, via the coding sequence ATGATTGAGAGGAAGCTTACCAAGGAACAGCAAGTAGTGGTAGAAGTAGCCAACTACATTGGCCGAAATTACATAGCTCCTCACGCTATTGAATGGGACGAAAAAGAAGTTTACGACCCCACGCCAATAAAGGCCATGGCCCAAGCCGACCTCTTTGGCCTGCTTATCCCTAAAGAATACGGAGGCCTTGGCTTCGGTTCTACCGAAACAGCGCTGGCCATGGAAACCCTTTCTAAATACTGTCCAGGTGTGGCCACCACCTTTGCTGCAGGCTGCCTTGGCGCCCTCCCCTTACTTATAGGTGGCACCAAAGCCCAGAAAGAAAAATATCTCCCCCTCATAGCCCAGGGCAAGGCCCTTTGTGCCTTTGCCCTTACCGAACCCCAGGCCGGCTCAGACGCCGCGGCTATCAAAACCACCGCCAAAAAAGACGGCGATCACTATATCCTGAACGGCATAAAGACCTGGATTACCAACGGCGGCATCGCTGATATTTACGTTATAATTGCGCTTACTGACCCGAAGAAAGGCCCACGCGGCGCAAGTGCCTTTATCGTCCATAAAAATGACCCCGGTTTTGTTCCCGGGCGCAAGGAAAAAAAGATGGGCCTCAGGTCCTCGGTTACTTCGGAGCTCATCCTAATGGATTGTCGCATTCCCAAAGACCGCCTGATTGGCCGGGAAGGCATGGGCTTTATCCTGGCGGTGAAGGCCCTTGATCTCGCAAGGCCTGGGGTAGCCGCCCAGGCCATAGGTCTGGCTCAAGGAGCCATGGAGGTTTCACTGCTTCACGCCAAACGGCGTGTCCAGTTCGGCCAACCGGTTTATAATTTCCAGGCCGTAAGCCATACATTTGCCGAGATGGCCGCCCGCCTTGAAGCGGCAAGGAGCCTTCTTTACGATGTAACCCGCATGATTGACTCTAAGGCCAAAAATATCTCTGGCGCCTCGGCCATGGTCAAGTTTTACGCCACCGACATGGCCATGTGGGTCTCCGAACGGGCGGTCCAGATGATGGGAGGCCTGGGCTATAGCCGGGATTCTCTCGCCCAGAAATACATGCGCGACGCCAAGTGTCTGCAAATCTACGAAGGCACTAACGAAATCCAGAAAAACGTGCTGGCCCGCGAGCTTGCCAAGATTTACCAGCATGAGGAGGCTGCCTAA
- a CDS encoding DPP IV N-terminal domain-containing protein: protein MMKKLYSLTLIIIWLFWGCSYLYAQEKLEIVSPELIKIPVAVPEFDGPLPLSREMAAMARHDLELHLLFNVLGEGLKPEATKIFASLGVDWLVKGKINLSGNHLQAAFYLIDMVKGKTVLARGFRGPKASARYMVHRFVDQAIKEMLDVPGVAMSRVVFVERKGLKDTLYVQDFDGHNPVPLLSGELILSPKLSPDGRQVAFVYYENHRSSIQVIDLATGKRRIICQYPGLNASPAWHPDGKKLVVTLSKDGTIDLYLIDLNGKILKRLTHGEGINTGASFSPDGKYLAFVSDRTGPPQIYIMDLATRGVRRLTFEGSYNTSPDWSPTGDRIVYASLKGGVFSLFTIDPEGGEPVQITDGAKSFEAPCFAPNGRLILAQGKDGLYLFLVNGAAKKEYRLGKLLFPSWARLR from the coding sequence ATGATGAAAAAATTATACAGCCTAACACTAATTATCATTTGGTTATTTTGGGGTTGCTCTTATCTTTATGCTCAGGAAAAGCTAGAGATTGTTAGCCCTGAACTCATCAAAATTCCCGTAGCCGTCCCCGAGTTTGATGGCCCTCTCCCCTTGAGCCGAGAGATGGCGGCTATGGCCAGGCATGATCTGGAATTACACCTGCTTTTCAACGTGCTTGGCGAAGGGCTTAAGCCAGAAGCCACCAAAATTTTTGCCTCCCTTGGCGTAGATTGGCTAGTAAAGGGCAAGATAAACCTTTCAGGGAACCATCTTCAGGCGGCCTTTTACCTCATCGATATGGTCAAGGGCAAAACCGTGCTAGCCAGAGGCTTCCGCGGCCCCAAAGCTTCAGCCCGCTATATGGTCCATCGTTTTGTTGACCAGGCCATAAAAGAAATGCTGGATGTCCCCGGTGTGGCTATGAGCCGGGTGGTTTTTGTGGAAAGAAAAGGCCTAAAAGATACCCTTTATGTCCAAGATTTTGACGGCCATAACCCTGTTCCCCTTCTTAGCGGGGAACTCATCTTGAGCCCTAAACTTTCTCCAGATGGCCGTCAGGTGGCCTTCGTCTATTACGAAAACCATCGCTCCTCCATTCAAGTAATTGATTTGGCCACGGGAAAAAGACGAATTATTTGTCAATACCCTGGGCTTAATGCCTCACCAGCCTGGCATCCTGACGGCAAAAAGCTAGTAGTAACCTTAAGCAAAGACGGAACCATTGATCTCTACCTGATAGACCTAAACGGCAAAATATTGAAGCGCTTGACCCATGGCGAAGGCATAAATACAGGGGCCAGCTTTTCTCCTGACGGAAAGTATCTCGCCTTTGTGTCAGACCGCACTGGACCCCCCCAAATCTATATCATGGACCTAGCCACCAGAGGAGTAAGACGACTCACCTTTGAAGGAAGTTATAACACCTCTCCTGATTGGTCTCCCACTGGCGATAGAATTGTTTATGCCAGCTTAAAGGGAGGGGTCTTTTCTCTTTTTACCATCGACCCCGAGGGCGGAGAACCGGTCCAAATTACCGACGGCGCTAAAAGCTTTGAAGCTCCTTGCTTTGCGCCAAACGGAAGACTCATTTTGGCCCAGGGAAAAGACGGCCTTTACCTGTTTTTAGTCAATGGCGCCGCTAAAAAAGAATACCGCTTAGGAAAACTTCTTTTTCCTTCCTGGGCTCGTTTAAGGTAG
- a CDS encoding electron transfer flavoprotein subunit beta/FixA family protein, with protein sequence MRIMCCLKPVPKPGSVKIDPETHTLKREESELVLNPYDRYALEAAVDLAEKTGGRVVAVSMAPPNAKNILLEAFAFGADELVLVSDRAFAGADTLATSYTLACAAKKLGPFDLIICGKVSVDGETAQVGPELAAWLNLPSVTWVKEITPHEGYLDLVRTREFGEERLKARLPLVITIENEANIPRPPSIKRLLKQDEVEVKVLSAKDIEAQEDYLGLKGSPTQVVDTFAPEYQGKRELISGSAEEVSERLLSILKERGLI encoded by the coding sequence ATGCGTATCATGTGTTGCTTAAAACCCGTGCCCAAACCGGGATCGGTGAAAATTGACCCCGAAACCCATACTTTAAAACGCGAAGAAAGCGAACTGGTGTTAAACCCTTATGACCGCTACGCTCTGGAAGCCGCGGTGGACCTGGCTGAAAAAACCGGTGGCCGGGTAGTAGCCGTCTCTATGGCTCCACCTAACGCCAAAAACATTCTCCTTGAGGCCTTTGCCTTCGGAGCCGACGAACTGGTCCTGGTCTCTGATAGGGCCTTTGCCGGGGCGGATACGCTGGCTACCAGCTATACCCTCGCCTGTGCGGCTAAAAAGCTTGGCCCCTTTGACTTAATCATCTGTGGCAAAGTATCTGTTGACGGGGAAACCGCCCAGGTTGGCCCGGAACTGGCTGCCTGGCTTAATCTTCCTTCGGTTACCTGGGTAAAAGAAATAACTCCTCATGAGGGCTACCTTGATCTCGTGCGCACCAGGGAATTCGGCGAAGAAAGGCTTAAAGCCAGGCTCCCTCTGGTTATAACCATTGAAAACGAAGCCAATATCCCTAGGCCACCTTCTATTAAAAGGCTCCTTAAGCAAGACGAAGTAGAAGTAAAAGTTCTTTCGGCCAAAGATATAGAAGCCCAGGAGGATTATTTGGGGTTAAAGGGTTCTCCAACCCAGGTAGTAGATACCTTTGCGCCGGAATACCAGGGCAAACGCGAACTTATATCTGGCTCGGCTGAAGAGGTGAGCGAACGCCTTTTGAGTATCCTCAAAGAAAGGGGGCTAATCTAA
- a CDS encoding electron transfer flavoprotein subunit alpha/FixB family protein, protein MENYQGIAIFGEWTGIEIHESTYELLSEGRRLADELESSLNVLILGPPEAKEAAQELISYGADKVVATFDEKLKDFRDDIYAQVVAEMLKKYQPEIMLFPATSLGQALAPRVAGLLKLGLTAHCIAFEIRKEDRALIQIRPSFGEQIMARIVSRTKPQMATVRPGVFPHAQKIESHQGEFEIFEPSEKALVSALEVIEKKPKPKAEVDITKAKTIVAGGLGLGSKEYFQKLFELAELLDGAVGATRPVCHLGWVSEDHMIGVSGVNVRPKLYLGFGISGSLHHTVGLQGVETLVAINTDANAPLMKQADIAVQGDAKEILPLLIKKLKKLKSQREDD, encoded by the coding sequence ATGGAAAACTACCAGGGAATAGCCATATTTGGAGAATGGACAGGTATTGAAATACACGAAAGCACCTACGAGCTATTAAGTGAAGGCAGGAGGCTTGCTGACGAGCTTGAGTCTTCTTTAAATGTACTGATTCTCGGCCCGCCTGAGGCCAAAGAAGCCGCTCAGGAGCTCATTTCCTACGGAGCAGATAAAGTTGTCGCCACCTTTGATGAAAAGCTAAAAGATTTCCGTGACGACATTTACGCCCAAGTAGTGGCTGAAATGCTCAAAAAATACCAACCAGAGATCATGCTTTTCCCGGCGACCTCTCTTGGCCAGGCCCTGGCCCCCAGAGTGGCTGGCCTTTTAAAGCTTGGCCTTACGGCCCACTGCATTGCCTTTGAAATTCGTAAAGAAGATAGGGCCCTTATCCAGATTCGCCCCTCTTTTGGAGAACAGATAATGGCCCGCATTGTCTCGCGCACTAAACCTCAGATGGCCACAGTGCGACCCGGAGTTTTCCCACACGCCCAAAAAATAGAAAGTCACCAGGGAGAGTTTGAAATTTTTGAACCATCTGAAAAGGCCTTGGTAAGCGCTCTCGAAGTTATTGAAAAAAAGCCCAAACCCAAAGCTGAAGTTGATATAACCAAGGCCAAGACTATCGTGGCCGGAGGTCTTGGGCTGGGCTCAAAAGAATACTTTCAGAAACTCTTTGAGCTGGCTGAACTTTTAGACGGAGCCGTAGGCGCGACGAGGCCCGTGTGTCATCTGGGCTGGGTCTCAGAAGACCACATGATAGGTGTAAGCGGAGTTAATGTGCGGCCTAAACTTTATCTAGGTTTCGGTATTTCTGGCTCCCTTCATCATACGGTGGGGTTGCAAGGTGTGGAAACTCTGGTAGCCATAAATACTGACGCCAATGCCCCACTTATGAAACAGGCCGACATTGCCGTTCAGGG
- a CDS encoding TatD family hydrolase: protein MYMKLIYLSSSFQTKRVKQKTSLAKIRITLSLKAMKLIDTHAHLNLKSSYKKEELPEIIARAKEAGVEKIINVGIDIKTSIRALELAKEYEGLFATAGIHPHEVKKIDEETYPLLKALLADSKMVAVGEIGLDYAKEYSPRKLQQEHFLRQLALAKELGLPVVIHSRAASPDIIDLLVTELPEKFVFHCYAGDVAEARKILDLGGFISVTGIITFPKGENIREVVRYVPLDHLMAETDCPFLTPVPFRGKRNEPAFVRYVVEKIAEVKKISFEKCAEATTRCAEEFFGI, encoded by the coding sequence ATGTACATGAAACTAATTTATCTATCCTCAAGTTTCCAGACCAAAAGAGTTAAGCAAAAAACCAGCTTGGCTAAAATAAGAATTACGTTATCTTTAAAAGCTATGAAACTTATTGATACCCACGCCCATTTAAATCTCAAAAGTTCTTACAAAAAAGAAGAATTGCCGGAAATAATAGCCAGGGCCAAAGAAGCCGGCGTAGAGAAAATCATAAACGTAGGCATTGACATAAAAACATCTATTCGCGCCCTGGAACTGGCCAAAGAATATGAAGGCCTTTTCGCTACGGCGGGCATCCATCCCCACGAGGTCAAAAAAATAGATGAAGAAACCTACCCCTTGCTAAAAGCACTCCTTGCTGACTCTAAAATGGTGGCGGTAGGCGAAATTGGCCTTGATTACGCTAAAGAATATAGCCCGCGCAAACTCCAGCAAGAGCACTTTTTAAGACAGCTGGCCCTGGCTAAAGAACTAGGGCTTCCCGTAGTAATACACTCGCGGGCCGCCTCCCCTGACATTATTGACCTGCTCGTAACCGAGCTTCCTGAAAAATTTGTGTTCCATTGTTATGCCGGAGACGTGGCCGAAGCCCGCAAAATCCTTGACCTGGGCGGTTTTATCTCGGTAACAGGGATAATCACCTTCCCCAAGGGAGAAAACATTAGAGAAGTGGTTCGGTACGTGCCGCTTGACCACCTGATGGCCGAAACTGATTGCCCCTTTCTCACCCCAGTGCCCTTCCGTGGCAAGCGGAATGAGCCGGCTTTTGTGCGCTACGTGGTTGAAAAAATAGCTGAAGTGAAAAAAATTTCTTTTGAAAAATGTGCCGAGGCCACCACCAGATGCGCCGAAGAATTTTTCGGAATCTAA
- a CDS encoding energy transducer TonB encodes MNNQLWFKAILFSLILHAFFFTGLILANRPTPKKAEVIRINLKTLSFEPPARKATPKEVKKETKKTIPKAPTQKIKRVKKVSTKKTVSKAGKKPVTKGTGKKKIGKKKKGTGEIATSEERLLAQRLAALKAKVEEEELEKKLEEKLAALKNKETQGGLSLGSGLSQELTKRLAAHIMSYWAVPKILEDKPYLSAEVELEIAPNGKIISWRFIKRSGEPLFDEAVVATLKKADPLPAPGKYLKLPAVFKMK; translated from the coding sequence ATGAATAATCAACTCTGGTTCAAAGCCATTTTATTCTCCCTCATTCTTCACGCCTTCTTTTTCACCGGCCTTATTCTGGCCAATAGGCCTACGCCCAAAAAGGCAGAAGTTATACGCATTAACCTTAAAACTTTGAGTTTTGAGCCCCCTGCCCGAAAAGCTACGCCTAAAGAAGTAAAAAAAGAAACCAAAAAAACTATTCCCAAAGCCCCCACCCAAAAAATTAAAAGAGTTAAAAAAGTCTCTACTAAAAAAACAGTTTCTAAAGCCGGGAAAAAGCCGGTTACAAAAGGGACAGGCAAAAAGAAGATAGGCAAAAAGAAAAAAGGGACAGGCGAAATCGCCACCAGTGAAGAAAGGCTCCTGGCCCAAAGATTAGCCGCTCTTAAAGCCAAGGTCGAAGAAGAAGAACTTGAAAAGAAACTTGAAGAAAAGCTGGCCGCTTTAAAAAACAAAGAAACCCAAGGAGGACTTTCTTTAGGAAGCGGGCTTTCTCAGGAGCTCACCAAGCGGCTTGCGGCTCACATCATGAGTTACTGGGCGGTTCCCAAAATACTTGAAGACAAGCCTTATCTCTCTGCAGAAGTAGAGCTTGAGATCGCCCCCAATGGCAAGATTATTTCCTGGCGTTTTATAAAGCGTTCAGGAGAACCTCTTTTTGACGAGGCGGTGGTAGCCACTTTAAAAAAAGCTGACCCTTTACCTGCCCCGGGAAAATATCTTAAACTTCCTGCAGTGTTCAAAATGAAGTAA
- a CDS encoding Maf family protein, with protein MRRRIFRNLKPLTLASQSPRRKELLANLGLVFSVEPAKINEPPPESETPKHYALKLARLKANEVASQVKEGVVLAADTIVVYQDEILGKPQNEEDAFRMLELLSGNKHEVFTAYIIQEKSAILAENVVKTEVFFKKLTQEEIKAYLATDEPWDKAGAYAIQGLASYMVKCINGSVTNVIGLPLTEVIEDLLRLKVITYEK; from the coding sequence ATGCGCCGAAGAATTTTTCGGAATCTAAAACCGCTTACTCTCGCTTCCCAGAGCCCGAGGCGTAAAGAGCTTCTGGCTAATCTAGGCTTAGTCTTCTCTGTTGAACCAGCCAAAATAAATGAGCCCCCACCAGAGTCTGAAACTCCCAAACATTACGCCCTAAAACTGGCGAGGCTAAAAGCCAATGAAGTAGCCTCTCAGGTTAAAGAAGGCGTAGTTCTAGCCGCTGATACCATTGTAGTTTACCAGGATGAAATTTTAGGTAAACCGCAAAATGAAGAGGACGCCTTTCGTATGCTTGAGTTACTCTCCGGGAACAAACACGAAGTCTTTACGGCTTATATTATTCAGGAAAAAAGTGCCATTTTGGCCGAAAATGTCGTTAAGACCGAGGTTTTCTTCAAAAAACTTACGCAAGAAGAAATTAAAGCTTATTTAGCCACCGACGAACCCTGGGACAAGGCCGGAGCTTATGCCATTCAGGGCCTGGCCTCTTATATGGTAAAATGCATTAACGGCTCGGTTACCAATGTAATAGGGCTGCCACTTACAGAAGTTATTGAAGACTTATTGAGACTTAAGGTTATAACCTATGAAAAATAA
- the tolR gene encoding protein TolR: protein MKNKRNGLMADINVTPLVDVMLVLLIIFMITAPLLSTGLEVDLPKTKAGELDQKKEALLIVINEKGEIFIDKKKIGEKELSRFLEQARRAGLTKDVNIKADKRCPYGLVAKVLAEVKKAGFESVGLITRPEET, encoded by the coding sequence ATGAAAAATAAGCGAAATGGCCTTATGGCCGACATAAACGTAACCCCTCTGGTGGATGTGATGCTTGTGCTCCTTATAATTTTTATGATAACGGCTCCTCTTCTATCTACAGGCCTTGAAGTTGACCTTCCTAAAACCAAAGCCGGCGAACTGGACCAAAAAAAAGAAGCCCTTCTCATTGTAATTAACGAAAAAGGCGAAATTTTTATAGACAAAAAGAAAATAGGCGAAAAGGAACTTTCCCGTTTCTTGGAACAGGCCCGAAGAGCCGGATTAACCAAAGATGTAAACATAAAGGCGGATAAACGCTGCCCTTATGGGCTGGTGGCCAAAGTGTTGGCTGAAGTCAAAAAAGCCGGTTTTGAAAGTGTTGGTCTTATAACCCGTCCAGAGGAAACATGA